One region of Wyeomyia smithii strain HCP4-BCI-WySm-NY-G18 chromosome 3, ASM2978416v1, whole genome shotgun sequence genomic DNA includes:
- the LOC129727797 gene encoding sodium-coupled monocarboxylate transporter 2-like, with protein MVKQITENPYGQFSTEDYTVFAVMLSVSAAIGVYFGFFQGKKQQTTEDYLLGGRQMRTFPIAVSLIASQLSGVSIMSVPAEMYSYGAQYWIIAPTMLFIVLIINYVFVPVFYNNQIVNCYQYLEDRFSSSVKKFVTATYVLNIYLILPIFIFIPSLAFAQVTGTNVHLTNGIVCCVCVFYTMLGGIKAVVWTDVVQGLIMFASCFLVVAIGVYKVGGLSEVFARAATGNRLQLFDMNPDFTARQTFWTASVGNIFLWTGYLGLNQSCVQRMVAVPSVKHARSALWIFCAGFIIITSLNCFTGVVIFAKYFDCDPIKVKLVEKADKLLPFFVQDVVGNLKGMPGVFISCVFSAGLSTMSANLNSLAGIIYEDYVRPFKLFKHSDASANFTMKVLILFSGLYCIVMGLVVEQFGHLLQMVVTIASVTQGAVMGIFCLGMLWPWANKHGALWGSAASVIGVSWIIVGGALTKGALTYPPKLTSVDGCADYGFNVTQTSAQQVFQTTDSGFSIYKISFVWYSTVGTLLVFLVGIPVSYLTGSKHLNQMCPKLISPVAHWMLPNEMTDRELTASETDDEKINDIHVKRWILPASEKHEQKKSDRVDEHIL; from the exons ATGGTCAAACAGATAACGGAAAATCCGTACGGTCAGTTCTCGACCGAAGATTACACGGTGTTTGCGGTGATGTTAAGTGTATCGGCGGCAATTGGCGTCTACTTTGGTTTCTTCCAGGGGAAGAAACAGCAGACCACCGAGGATTATCTTCTTGGTGGCCGGCAAATGCGAACGTTTCCGATCGCGGTTTCGCTGATTGCCAG CCAGCTGTCAGGTGTCTCCATCATGTCTGTCCCGGCGGAAATGTACTCATACGGCGCCCAGTACTGGATCATCGCACCAACGATGCTCTTTATCGTGTTGATCATCAATTACGTATTTGTGCCTGTTTTCTACAATAATCAAATCGTCAATTGCTACCAG TACTTGGAAGACCGTTTCAGCTCTTCGGTGAAAAAGTTTGTCACTGCCACGTACGTTTTGAACATCTACCTGATCCTGCCGATTTTCATCTTCATCCCTTCGTTGGCTTTCGCACAGGTCACGGGTACCAACGTTCATTTAACAAATGGAATCGTTTGCTGTGTGTGCGTTTTCTACACTATGCTCGGAGGCATCAAGGCCGTCGTGTGGACGGATGTAGTGCAAGGGCTTATCATGTTCGCGTCATGCTTCCTAGTGGTGGCGATCGGCGTGTACAAAGTCGGCGGTCTCTCTGAGGTATTCGCGCGAGCTGCCACCGGAAATAGGCTTCAGTTATTCGA CATGAATCCTGATTTCACGGCGCGACAGACATTCTGGACTGCCAGCGTAGGGAATATATTTCTGTGGACCGGTTATCTCGGATTGAATCAAAGTTGCGTCCAGAGAATGGTGGCAGTTCCCAGTGTTAAGCATGCACGTTCAGCGTTATGGATTTTTTGTGCAGGATTCATCATTATCACCAGTTTGAACTGCTTCACTGGAGTGGTTATTTTCGCCAAGTACTTCGACTGTGACCCAATTAAAGTGAAGTTGGTGGAGAAAGCTGATAAGCTTTTACCGTTTTTCGTTCAAGATGTGGTGGGCAATCTAAAAGGAATGCCCGGCGTGTTTATTTCGTGTGTGTTCAGCGCTGGATTAAG CACGATGTCGGCCAATCTTAACTCGCTTGCCGGTATAATTTACGAGGATTATGTTCGACCGTTCAAACTGTTCAAGCATTCCGATGCTTCCGCGAATTTCACCATGAAGGTATTGATCCTGTTCAGTGGATTGTATTGCATCGTGATGGGTTTGGTGGTCGAACAGTTTGGTCATCTGCTGCAGATGGTCGTAACCATCGCAAGTGTCACGCAGGGGGCCGTGATGGGCATATTTTGTCTGGGCATGCTTTGGCCATGGGCAAACAAACACGGAGCTCTATGGGGGTCGGCGGCTAGTGTGATTGGTGTCTCGTGGATCATCGTTGGAGGAGCTCTCACAAAAGGAGCCCTCACATATCCACCAAAGCTCACAAGTGTGGACGGATGCGCTGACTATGGCTTCAATGTGACGCAAACATCTGCACAGCAGGTGTTTCAGACGACCGATTCTGGGTTTTCTATTTATAAGATCTCATTCGTGTGGTACTCGACGGTCGGCACACTGCTGGTGTTCTTGGTTGGCATTCCCGTTAGTTACCTCACAGGTTCAAAGCATCTGAATCAAATGTGTCCAAAACTGATATCCCCCGTCGCACATTGGATGCTGCCCAACGAGATGACCGATAGAGAACTTACCGCCAGCGAAACCGACGATGA AAAAATCAACGACATTCACGTTAAACGGTGGATTTTACCCGCGTCAGAAAAACACGAACAGAAAAAAAGTGATAGAGTTGACGAACATATTTTATGA